The following coding sequences are from one Anabas testudineus chromosome 16, fAnaTes1.2, whole genome shotgun sequence window:
- the fam210ab gene encoding uncharacterized protein C18orf19 homolog B: MHHILTPRTMWRMAAARPLLVGYAVPAKPPVAFCCCVFRRSPPMPPPPLTGLHWLSTSAFSGAPLQPQHQPQQEKPQSSSTSQQQEDQTGEAGPVVGEVDPLQDKSIGLFQRFKKTFKQYGKVMIPVHLVTSSFWFGSFYYAAMKGVNVVPFLEMIGLPESLVGLLKDSSSGYALTAYAMYKIATPARYTVTLGGTSLSVQYLRKHGYLSTPPPVKDYFQDKMEETKEKFTEKMEETKERFSEKMEETKERFSEKMEETKDKLSEKLQETKDRVSEGKSFFKKKRDP; this comes from the exons ATGCACCACATCCTAACACCTAGGACAATGTGGCGGATGGCAGCGGCGCGCCCATTGCTGGTGGGCTACGCCGTCCCAGCCAAGCCACCAGTAGCGTTTTGTTGCTGCGTGTTCCGCAGGTCACCACCAATGCCGCCGCCACCACTTACAGGCCTGCACTGGCTCTCAACCTCAGCCTTCAGCGGGGCACCGCTTCAGCCACAACATCAGCCACAACAGGAGAAGCCACAGTCCAGCTCAACAAGTCAACAGCAGGAGGACCAGACAGGTGAAGCTGGACCTGTCGTTGGAGAGGTGGACCCCTTGCAGGACAAATCAATCGGCCTGTTTCAGAGGTTTAAAAAGACCTTCAAACAGTATGGGAAGGTGATGATTCCTGTGCATCTGGTGACCTCCTCTTTCTGGTTTGGATCCTTCTATTATGCTGCTATGAA AGGAGTGAATGTAGTGCCGTTCCTGGAGATGATTGGTTTACCAGAGTCACTTGTTGGCCTTTTGAAGGACTCTTCGAGTGGCTATGCTCTGACTGCGTACGCCATGTACAAG ATTGCAACGCCTGCCAGATACACAGTGACCCTGGGGGGAACCTCACTGTCTGTTCAGTATCTCCGCAAGCATGGATACTTGTCCACACCTCCACCAGTTAAAGATTATTTCCAGGACAAAATGGAGGAGACAAAGGAGAAATTTACAGAAAAGATGGAGGAGACAAAGGAGAGGTTTTCCGAGAAAATGGAGGAAACAAAAGAACGCTTCTCTGAGAAAATGGAAGAGACTAAGGACAAACTTTCAGAGAAACTGCAAGAAACCAAAGACCGAGTCTCTGAGGGAAAGtcgttttttaaaaagaaaagggatCCTTGA